The Wansuia hejianensis genomic interval TGCCGCTCCAATAACGGGCCCCCAAATAGTTCCAACTCCTCCTATTACAGCAAATATAAGAATTTGTGTAGACATGTTTGGTCCCAGAACAGTTGCCGGATCGATAAATTGGATAACAAACGCATAAACTGCTCCGCCAATGGCTGTAAAAAATGCGCTCAAAAACATTGCACGTAGTTTATAGGATGTTACATTAATTCCCAAAGATGCTGCTGCTTTCTGATTTGTCTTGATGGCCGATAGATAATATCCCATCTTTGAATGCTTCACTTTATATGACACTCCGATTACTATTACCAATAATACAAGGGCGACATATACGTAGCCGGTTTTATCCATAAACTGTAAATTAATAAAATTATTACCCAGCCATTTAATCTGCATGCCTTGCGCACCATTTGTTTTTATTACTCCAAACAGATAATTATCGCTTGTAATAAGTAACCTAACAATATGCAAAAATGCCAGAGTTGATAACGTAAAATATGTACCTGAAAGTTTAAAGCATGGATAGCTGATCAGAATAGCTAATAAACCAGCGATTAATCCTCCTATCAGCATTCCAATCCACGGCGTTAAACTAAACTGGTTATACAGAATACTTGTAACATATGCTCCAATTGCAATATATACGCCATGACCTAAGGAAACCTGACCCGCAAAACCCCCAATAAAATTCCAACTCATAGCCCAATAAGCATATAAGACGATTAAGATAACGGCCTGAAGAATGTATCCACTTGAGATCAACACAGGAGCAAATACTAATATTATTATTGCAATAATTGCCAAGATCGTTTTTTTAGGATTTTTTTTCAATATTTCCATCAACATTCTCCTTAATCTTCAGCTTCTTTACCCAAGAGACCTCTTGGACGGAACAGCAAAATAAGAATAAACACTACAAATAAAG includes:
- a CDS encoding branched-chain amino acid ABC transporter permease encodes the protein MEILKKNPKKTILAIIAIIILVFAPVLISSGYILQAVILIVLYAYWAMSWNFIGGFAGQVSLGHGVYIAIGAYVTSILYNQFSLTPWIGMLIGGLIAGLLAILISYPCFKLSGTYFTLSTLAFLHIVRLLITSDNYLFGVIKTNGAQGMQIKWLGNNFINLQFMDKTGYVYVALVLLVIVIGVSYKVKHSKMGYYLSAIKTNQKAAASLGINVTSYKLRAMFLSAFFTAIGGAVYAFVIQFIDPATVLGPNMSTQILIFAVIGGVGTIWGPVIGAAVLVPINEITRVALGTEFTGLSGLIYGLIFMVVVFFMPNGLVPFFKEKMSNRNKNKSDSISSGFEEKIRE